The Candidatus Flexicrinis proximus sequence TTAGGCACTCGCATCTGCGAAAAGACCGCGCCGGCGCGGTCTTTTCGTAATGAGGGTGTTGAGAGGGTGACAACCCTTTCGCGGAGGCGTGGAGGCAGCGCCTCCACACCACGAAATCCATCGTCAACCTGTGGGCAAACCTGCCAGTTCGGCGCTCACCCGCCACAACCGCTCTTGAGACTCCACCGCCACGGCCTGCTTGGAAGGCGGGGTTACCTTGCTGGTGTCCCAATACGCGCCGCTGATTTGCCCGCCTTCCGCCGATGAGGCCACATGGATGCTAGTCTCTGCGCCCTTTTCGGGCGTGCGGCCAAATACCCGGCTGAACAACGTCACGCCCCTGCCCACAATACCGCCGTTGTTTGCGCCGAAACCGGTATGTACCAGTCCCGGATGCACGGCGTTGACCGTTACCTTTGACGAGTCGACCCGCCGCGCCAGCGCCAGCGTGAACAGCACATTCATCAGCTTCGACTCGCTGTACCGCCTGAAGCCGGAGTAAGTTCCCCGTTCGCACTGGAGGTTCTCGAAGTTGACGCCGCTGGTTAGGAAGTGCGCGCCAGACGAAACGTTGATGATTCGCGCCGGCGTGCTCGCTGTCAGTTTGTCCAGCAGCAGCCGCGTGAGCAGGTAATAGCTCATGTGGTTCAGCGCAAAGGTATATTCCAGACCCTCTTCTGTAAACTCGCGCCGCTGGAAAACACCTCCTGCGTTGTTGATCAGGACGTCGAGCCGGTCATACTGCGCACTAAATTCTGCCGCGATGCGGCGCGTCTCGCGCATCAGCGACAAATCGCCCAACAGGCTGGTGATATTCGGGTTTCCGCTGGTGCGCTTCAGGTCTTCGAGGGCGGAAGCCGTCTTGGCCGGGTTGCGCCCGGTGATAACGACGCGTGCGCCCAGCCGGGCCAGTTCGCGCGCTGTTTCCAGGCCAATTCCGTTGGTGCCGCCGGTGATTAGGACTGTCTTGCCGTGCATGGGTTCTCCTCAAGGTACGAGGAGACAGTATGCGCTGCCAAGGTGTGTCCTGCATGATTCCAGTGTGAGTCGTACGTGTAATAAGTGACGCTGCGCGCGCCCGCGGCGACGAACTCCGGCAGCAGGTCGATGAACTGCCAGTCCGCATCTCTGGCGATAGATCGCACGACGTCGCGCTGGTTGTCCCAACGTGCCGCCAGCCTCTCGTACTCCACCGGCGCAACTTCGCCGTGTGTCAGCCAGCCATCCTCACCGATTTCCAGTTCCCGCGCGTTGAGCAGCACGTACTGCCGGTTTCCGGTTGGGTCTGCCTGCCGGAAATAGACATGCTCTTTGTTTGGCACGTAGACCAGCGCCACGCATGCCCCGTTCGCCGCCTCGCGGATCGCGTCGAGCGATGCCCGCAGTTCCGCGGCGTTGCGGCTTTCAGCGTAGGTTTCCGCCTCACCGTTCAGCCACCACAGGTAATCGCTGATATAGGCGATTTCGATGCGCGACCCGTCTGCGCGGTCATGTTCGAGCGGATACAGGTAGCGCTCCTCAGGATCGAGCGTGATGTCCGTGTACTGTTCGAGCTGGCGCACGTCTGTGATCGGCTGGGCATGCGACCGGGTGAGGTTGAGTTCCACCGCGCCGCTTCCGGCCTCGGATTGCTGGCGGCTGGTCTGGATATTGCTCAGGTCGTTGCCTTCGAAGTAGGCGACCAGCACCCAGGTGTGGTCGGGCGCCAAGAAACGCCTGGCGACTTCGGCATATTCGAGCGGCCCGAACCCGCTCCAACCCAGGTTACGCACCGGCGTATCGAGGGTGTCTGCCAGGATATCCGTCCACGGCACCTGACCGCCGTCGGTAAATGAGTCCCCGATCACGGCAATCGGATACTGGTCTGCCGTGCGCGCCGGACGGCGGAATCCGTGCGCGTCATCGTAGCGCACGCCGTCTTCGAGGACGCGGTTGGTGTCGGGTGGGCGTACCTGGCCGGGCTGATGCCG is a genomic window containing:
- a CDS encoding SDR family oxidoreductase; the protein is MHGKTVLITGGTNGIGLETARELARLGARVVITGRNPAKTASALEDLKRTSGNPNITSLLGDLSLMRETRRIAAEFSAQYDRLDVLINNAGGVFQRREFTEEGLEYTFALNHMSYYLLTRLLLDKLTASTPARIINVSSGAHFLTSGVNFENLQCERGTYSGFRRYSESKLMNVLFTLALARRVDSSKVTVNAVHPGLVHTGFGANNGGIVGRGVTLFSRVFGRTPEKGAETSIHVASSAEGGQISGAYWDTSKVTPPSKQAVAVESQERLWRVSAELAGLPTG